In the Leptotrichia sp. oral taxon 847 genome, one interval contains:
- a CDS encoding alpha/beta hydrolase, producing the protein MANYRNNPFTFVYDGAITKNEKGKVNVEKVSYKINGIDIAANVYKPANYTPNGKFPAIVVAHPNGGVKEQVAGLYAQKLAEQGYVTIAFDAAYQGASGGKPRYVDKPANRMEDIRAAADFITQYPGVDKNRLGLLGICGGGGYSIKVAQTDKRFKTVATVSMFNTGDVRRNGYNRTQMDTIQTRLKDASDARAQEAAGGEVRYTPAFADGMTKEEIAALPFELYRDGYEYYGVTHKHPNSQTNNTVSSLLDLMSFDVNTNVDLINQPLLMIAGDKADSLYMTEEVFKNATGTNNKELFLVKGATHIQTYWKPEFVKEISGKLTQFYNKNL; encoded by the coding sequence AAAGGTAAATGTAGAAAAAGTAAGTTATAAAATTAATGGAATTGATATTGCAGCTAATGTATACAAACCTGCAAATTATACTCCAAATGGTAAATTTCCAGCAATAGTGGTAGCACACCCAAATGGTGGAGTTAAAGAACAAGTTGCAGGGTTATATGCACAAAAATTAGCAGAACAAGGATATGTTACAATAGCTTTTGATGCTGCTTATCAAGGAGCAAGTGGAGGAAAACCTCGTTATGTAGATAAACCTGCAAATCGTATGGAAGATATAAGAGCTGCAGCTGATTTCATAACTCAATATCCTGGTGTAGATAAAAATAGATTAGGTTTATTAGGAATTTGTGGTGGAGGTGGCTACTCAATAAAAGTAGCACAAACAGATAAAAGATTTAAAACTGTAGCGACTGTAAGTATGTTTAATACAGGTGATGTTAGACGTAATGGATATAATCGTACACAAATGGATACTATACAAACTCGTTTAAAAGATGCTTCAGATGCAAGAGCACAAGAAGCAGCAGGTGGAGAAGTTAGATACACACCAGCTTTTGCAGATGGAATGACAAAAGAAGAAATAGCAGCATTACCTTTTGAATTGTATAGAGATGGTTATGAATATTATGGAGTAACTCATAAACACCCAAATTCTCAAACTAATAATACAGTTAGTAGCTTATTAGATTTAATGTCTTTTGATGTTAACACTAATGTAGATTTGATAAATCAACCATTATTAATGATAGCTGGAGATAAGGCTGATAGTTTGTATATGACAGAAGAAGTTTTTAAAAATGCAACTGGAACAAATAATAAAGAATTATTTTTAGTAAAAGGTGCAACTCATATTCAAACTTACTGGAAGCCTGAGTTTGTGAAAGAAATTAGTGGAAAATTGACACAGTTTTATAATAAAAATTTATAA
- a CDS encoding flavodoxin: protein MKNFVNRFCKVILNMAVLFGFIACGNNSSAVNNQNSRKNGNAKKGNGKVLVVYYSQTGTTEGVAKIIARETNADLVKLEVKNEYTSDDLNWTDKNSRVNREHDNPNSRNVELKNAVIPDFSSYDTVFIGYPIWWREASWVLDDFVKKNDFTGKTVIPFGTSMSTGDGTSGNRLKKLTKTGNWVAGQRFSSSYNESEVVDWVKSLKY, encoded by the coding sequence ATGAAAAATTTTGTAAATAGATTTTGTAAAGTAATTTTAAATATGGCGGTATTATTTGGATTTATTGCATGTGGAAATAATTCTTCAGCAGTAAATAACCAAAATTCAAGAAAAAACGGAAATGCAAAAAAAGGGAACGGAAAAGTCTTAGTTGTATATTATTCACAGACAGGTACAACTGAAGGAGTTGCTAAAATTATTGCGAGAGAAACGAATGCAGATTTGGTTAAATTGGAAGTAAAAAACGAGTATACAAGTGATGATTTGAATTGGACTGATAAAAATAGTAGAGTTAACAGAGAACATGATAACCCAAATAGTAGAAATGTAGAATTGAAAAATGCGGTTATTCCTGATTTTTCTTCATATGATACCGTATTTATCGGGTATCCGATTTGGTGGAGAGAGGCTTCCTGGGTTCTGGATGATTTTGTTAAGAAAAATGATTTTACTGGAAAAACTGTAATTCCGTTTGGTACATCAATGTCAACAGGAGATGGGACTAGCGGAAACAGATTGAAAAAATTGACAAAAACAGGAAACTGGGTTGCTGGACAAAGATTTTCCAGCAGTTATAATGAATCTGAGGTTGTAGATTGGGTGAAAAGCTTAAAATACTGA
- a CDS encoding TMEM175 family protein: MNKERLAAFMDAVLAIIMTILILELKKPETATLKALWNLRIDFFAYTISFFWLGTMWVNLHNEWHKIKYITPLIVWVNVVLLFFSSFFPYVTSFVTSYYNSSVAQGFYGVIVLAVTFCNIISLYLLEKVNKHNKESQESLKTMIRWIKVDISIKIIGLIISCIFYPPAMMISVYITLFGIAFPEQYKAIKRRREK, from the coding sequence ATGAATAAGGAAAGACTTGCAGCTTTTATGGATGCCGTACTTGCAATTATTATGACAATTCTCATATTAGAGCTAAAAAAGCCTGAAACAGCAACTTTAAAAGCACTTTGGAATTTGAGAATAGATTTTTTTGCATATACGATTTCATTTTTTTGGCTTGGAACAATGTGGGTAAATCTGCATAATGAATGGCATAAAATAAAATATATTACACCGTTAATTGTTTGGGTAAATGTAGTTCTACTTTTCTTTTCCTCGTTTTTTCCATATGTAACTTCTTTTGTTACTTCATATTATAACAGTAGTGTAGCTCAAGGATTTTATGGGGTAATAGTTCTGGCTGTTACATTCTGCAATATAATTTCGTTGTATCTGCTAGAAAAGGTAAATAAACATAATAAAGAATCGCAGGAATCATTAAAAACAATGATAAGATGGATAAAAGTTGATATAAGTATAAAAATAATTGGGTTAATAATATCGTGTATATTTTATCCGCCTGCAATGATGATAAGTGTTTATATTACTTTATTTGGAATTGCATTTCCGGAACAGTATAAGGCAATAAAAAGAAGAAGGGAAAAATAG
- a CDS encoding helix-turn-helix domain-containing protein, translating into MKFFQLIPSGQFGLENVAEEFGISGRTLQRNLSSENTSFNQLVKDIQKIMTFNYLEAEELSIDEIAYLVGYTEISSFYRAFKNWTGKTVSQYQKEK; encoded by the coding sequence ATGAAATTTTTTCAGCTTATTCCTAGTGGACAGTTTGGCTTAGAAAATGTAGCAGAAGAGTTTGGGATAAGTGGAAGGACTCTTCAAAGAAATCTGTCGTCAGAAAATACCAGTTTTAATCAGCTGGTGAAAGATATTCAGAAAATAATGACTTTCAACTATTTGGAAGCAGAGGAACTTTCAATTGATGAAATAGCCTATCTGGTTGGATACACAGAGATTTCGTCCTTCTATCGAGCATTCAAAAATTGGACAGGGAAAACAGTTTCGCAGTATCAAAAAGAGAAGTAA
- a CDS encoding RNA-binding domain-containing protein, which produces MKENRELELKLTITNTFLKTVSAFANYGSGRIIFGIDDNGKIVGIDDLDETCLNLENKINDNIVPKPNFSFIKNNRDKTITLVVKEGLDKPYLYKGKAYKRNDTSTVEVDRLELNRLTLEGMNRYFEELRSNDQDLKFEVLKKELKEKLAIENFSIDLLKTLNLYDDKEGYNNAAALVADKNSFSGIDIARFGKDINEILDRNTFVNMSIFSQFHKTIEVFERYYKYEEIQGFERIEKELIPEKAFREVIANAIIHRTWDINSNIRISMFENRIEVVSPGGLPSGITEKEYLNGQISQLRNPILGNVFFRLKYIEMFGTGIRRINEIYRNYSTKPIYKINENSIKITLFTIFNKIFLSKDEKIVFETLKDGNILSNKEISEITGFKKDKNLKLLKSLVEKKYIVTIGNGRGTKYYKN; this is translated from the coding sequence ATGAAAGAAAATAGAGAATTAGAATTAAAATTAACAATAACAAATACTTTTTTAAAAACAGTGAGTGCTTTTGCTAATTATGGTTCAGGTAGAATAATTTTTGGAATTGATGATAATGGAAAAATTGTAGGGATAGATGATTTGGATGAGACATGCTTAAATCTTGAAAATAAAATAAATGATAATATTGTACCAAAACCTAATTTTAGTTTTATAAAAAATAATAGGGATAAAACTATAACACTTGTAGTTAAAGAGGGACTTGATAAACCGTATTTATACAAAGGAAAAGCCTATAAAAGAAATGATACATCAACTGTTGAAGTTGACAGGTTAGAATTGAATAGACTTACTTTGGAAGGAATGAACAGATATTTTGAAGAATTACGATCAAATGATCAAGATTTAAAATTTGAAGTATTGAAAAAAGAATTAAAGGAAAAACTTGCAATTGAAAATTTTTCTATTGATTTACTTAAAACATTGAATTTATATGATGATAAAGAAGGTTATAACAATGCTGCGGCACTTGTAGCAGATAAAAATTCATTTTCAGGAATAGATATTGCGAGATTTGGTAAGGATATAAATGAGATTCTTGATCGAAATACATTTGTCAATATGTCTATTTTTTCTCAATTTCATAAAACTATAGAAGTATTTGAAAGATACTATAAATATGAGGAAATTCAGGGTTTTGAAAGAATTGAAAAAGAATTAATACCAGAAAAAGCTTTTAGAGAAGTGATTGCAAATGCGATAATTCATAGAACTTGGGATATAAACTCAAATATAAGAATATCAATGTTTGAGAATAGAATTGAAGTTGTTTCTCCAGGAGGATTGCCTTCGGGAATAACTGAAAAAGAATATTTAAACGGACAAATTTCACAACTTAGAAATCCTATTTTGGGAAATGTTTTTTTTAGATTGAAGTATATTGAAATGTTTGGAACAGGAATAAGAAGAATAAATGAAATTTACAGAAATTATAGCACAAAACCTATTTATAAAATCAATGAAAACTCAATAAAAATCACACTTTTTACAATTTTTAATAAAATATTTTTGTCTAAAGATGAAAAAATTGTATTTGAAACATTAAAAGATGGAAATATTTTATCGAATAAAGAAATATCAGAAATAACAGGGTTTAAAAAGGACAAAAATTTGAAATTATTGAAATCTTTGGTTGAGAAAAAATATATTGTAACTATTGGAAATGGAAGAGGAACTAAGTATTATAAAAACTAA
- a CDS encoding macro domain-containing protein: MKKLFTIFSLPTIMEELRAEYGSHHEQTTSVPMITAAYNLPAKNIIHIVGPIVRNRLTADLEQELADCYTNVLNMCLENNLKSVSFCCISTEVFRFPNKRAAEIAVKTVKKWSLEHPEAAVYACINYSEAFCPIKLEDRSICLDGDIGEVLGEIYKKIEEDI, encoded by the coding sequence ATGAAAAAGTTGTTTACTATATTTTCTTTACCCACTATAATGGAGGAATTAAGGGCAGAATACGGAAGTCATCACGAGCAGACAACATCTGTTCCTATGATTACAGCTGCTTACAATCTTCCTGCAAAAAATATAATTCACATAGTCGGTCCGATAGTAAGAAATAGGCTTACAGCAGATTTGGAGCAGGAATTGGCAGATTGCTATACAAATGTTTTAAATATGTGTCTGGAAAATAATTTGAAAAGTGTGTCATTTTGCTGTATTTCAACTGAGGTATTCCGTTTTCCAAATAAAAGGGCGGCAGAAATTGCTGTAAAAACAGTTAAGAAATGGTCTTTGGAACATCCAGAGGCTGCTGTTTATGCTTGTATAAATTACAGTGAAGCATTTTGTCCGATTAAACTTGAAGATAGAAGCATTTGTTTAGATGGAGATATTGGGGAAGTTTTGGGTGAAATATATAAAAAAATTGAAGAAGATATTTAA
- a CDS encoding TMEM175 family protein — MKKDRLVGFFDGVIAIIMTVLVLELPKIKGTTLAAVWENRVHYFAYITTFILFVIFWDTHHMIFDKVEKINSKIVKIQMLLLFLNTLFPYITLWVSENPYSYLVECVYIFFLLGENIIYSWLCNELVKADSRNIELKKTVISLKRHKITTILQISSFIIGLFNPMLMLIIGFISLSIWYIPMPKLKSLKK, encoded by the coding sequence ATGAAAAAAGACAGATTAGTAGGCTTTTTTGATGGAGTTATAGCGATTATAATGACAGTCTTGGTATTGGAGCTGCCTAAAATAAAAGGCACAACATTAGCAGCCGTTTGGGAAAATAGAGTGCATTATTTTGCATATATAACGACATTTATACTGTTTGTAATATTTTGGGATACTCATCATATGATATTTGACAAGGTTGAGAAAATAAATTCTAAAATAGTTAAAATACAGATGCTTCTATTGTTTTTAAATACATTGTTTCCATATATAACATTGTGGGTTTCTGAAAATCCTTACAGCTATTTGGTGGAATGCGTGTATATATTTTTTCTGTTGGGAGAGAATATCATTTATTCGTGGCTTTGTAATGAACTTGTAAAGGCAGATTCCAGGAATATAGAGCTAAAGAAAACAGTAATAAGTCTTAAAAGACACAAAATAACAACGATTTTACAAATTTCTTCTTTTATAATAGGTCTATTTAATCCAATGCTTATGCTAATAATAGGATTTATTTCATTGTCAATATGGTATATTCCAATGCCAAAATTAAAGAGTTTGAAGAAATAG
- a CDS encoding helix-turn-helix domain-containing protein: MPSGQFGLENVAEEFGISGRTLQRNLSSENTSFNQLVKDIQKIMTFNYLEEKELSIDEIAYLVGYTELSSFYRAFKKWIGKTVSQYQKEKK, from the coding sequence ATTCCGAGTGGACAGTTTGGCTTAGAAAATGTAGCAGAAGAGTTTGGGATAAGTGGAAGGACTCTTCAAAGAAATCTGTCGTCAGAAAATACTAGTTTCAATCAATTGGTGAAAGATATTCAGAAAATAATGACTTTCAACTATTTGGAAGAAAAGGAACTTTCAATTGATGAAATAGCCTATCTTGTTGGATATACGGAACTTTCGTCCTTCTATCGAGCATTTAAAAAATGGATAGGAAAAACAGTTTCGCAGTATCAGAAAGAGAAAAAATAG
- a CDS encoding IS256 family transposase, with amino-acid sequence MTKKKIDNEIFKTLIEDYNIKDTNDIKDMLKDLLSGTIQTMLEAEIEHELGYAKHSMKDKTTSNARNGHSKKTVRSEYGNLDLDIPRDRNAEFEPQIIPKYQREITGIEGQILSLYAKGMSNRDIEDHLNNLYGIDVSPSMISKITDKIIPEIREWQSRQLEDVYPIVFMDAIHYSVRKDGVVVKKAVYLAIGIDKEGRKEVLGFWIGENESSKYWLNVLNELKNRGVQDILIMSVDNLKGFSEAISSVFPKTEIQKCVVHQIRNSIRYISYKDVREFTSDLKEMYNAPTLEQAEFKLDELEEKWGKKYMAVINSWRSNWNELTTYFKYDTKIRKLIYTTNPIESLNRQLRKYTKTKSLYPTDEALMKSVYLSLKEATRKWTGRIPGWGEIYSQLSIYFEGRI; translated from the coding sequence ATGACTAAAAAGAAAATTGACAACGAAATTTTTAAAACACTGATTGAGGATTACAATATTAAAGATACTAATGATATTAAGGATATGCTTAAGGATTTGCTTTCGGGTACTATCCAAACCATGCTTGAAGCTGAAATTGAGCATGAACTGGGGTATGCTAAACATTCTATGAAAGATAAGACTACTTCTAATGCTAGAAATGGACATTCCAAGAAAACTGTTAGAAGTGAGTATGGCAATCTTGATTTAGATATTCCTAGAGATAGAAATGCTGAGTTTGAGCCTCAAATCATCCCTAAATATCAAAGAGAAATTACTGGCATTGAAGGACAGATTCTTTCTCTTTATGCTAAAGGAATGAGCAATAGAGATATCGAGGACCATCTCAATAATCTTTATGGAATTGATGTTTCGCCATCTATGATCAGTAAAATTACAGATAAAATTATACCTGAAATTAGGGAATGGCAGTCTAGACAGCTTGAGGATGTATACCCAATAGTTTTTATGGATGCTATCCATTACAGCGTAAGAAAAGATGGAGTTGTTGTTAAAAAGGCGGTATATTTAGCTATAGGAATAGATAAGGAAGGGCGAAAGGAGGTCTTAGGATTTTGGATAGGAGAAAATGAATCAAGCAAGTACTGGCTAAATGTTTTAAATGAATTAAAAAACAGAGGAGTTCAGGATATACTAATTATGTCTGTTGATAATTTAAAAGGGTTCAGCGAAGCAATATCTTCGGTGTTCCCTAAGACAGAAATTCAAAAATGTGTGGTTCATCAAATTAGAAACAGCATAAGATACATATCTTACAAAGATGTAAGGGAATTTACATCAGACTTAAAAGAAATGTACAATGCACCAACACTGGAACAGGCAGAGTTTAAACTGGATGAACTAGAAGAAAAATGGGGTAAAAAGTATATGGCAGTAATTAATTCCTGGAGAAGTAACTGGAATGAGTTGACAACATACTTTAAATATGATACAAAGATAAGAAAGCTGATATATACGACAAACCCGATAGAAAGCTTAAACAGACAATTAAGAAAGTATACGAAGACAAAATCACTTTATCCGACAGATGAAGCATTGATGAAGTCAGTATATTTAAGTTTAAAGGAAGCAACAAGGAAATGGACTGGAAGAATACCGGGCTGGGGAGAAATATATTCTCAGTTAAGTATTTATTTTGAAGGAAGGATTTAA
- a CDS encoding winged helix-turn-helix transcriptional regulator, protein MNTRGDFMRKIYTECPVEYTASLIANKWKILILRDLLTGTKRYNELTKSIVGISAKVLTENLRQLESDGIVVRKVYPVVPPKVEYSLTEKGSELKPIFDLMNEYGNKYKKK, encoded by the coding sequence ATGAATACAAGAGGTGATTTTATGAGAAAAATATATACAGAATGTCCAGTTGAATATACTGCTTCATTAATAGCTAATAAATGGAAAATACTAATATTGAGGGATTTATTAACTGGTACAAAAAGATATAATGAATTAACAAAATCTATAGTTGGAATCAGTGCAAAAGTTTTAACTGAAAACTTAAGACAACTTGAAAGTGATGGAATAGTTGTAAGAAAAGTATATCCAGTTGTTCCACCAAAAGTAGAATATTCTCTTACAGAGAAAGGTAGTGAACTAAAACCTATTTTTGATTTAATGAACGAATATGGAAATAAATATAAGAAAAAATAA
- a CDS encoding cupin domain-containing protein: MKNYSIGIADGARTEFHQTLGLTGAEVSFNSLPAGVSVPFVHSHKENEEIYIITEGKGTLTIDGEVVKIKKGNVIKISPNGKRQFAAADDEGISYVCVQVKKNSLTSYTENDAIIY, translated from the coding sequence ATGAAAAATTATTCAATAGGAATTGCGGATGGAGCAAGAACAGAATTCCATCAAACATTAGGATTAACAGGAGCGGAAGTAAGTTTTAACAGTTTACCTGCAGGTGTAAGCGTACCATTTGTCCATTCACATAAAGAAAATGAAGAAATATACATAATTACAGAAGGTAAAGGTACTCTGACAATTGATGGTGAAGTTGTTAAAATAAAAAAAGGAAATGTAATTAAAATATCTCCTAATGGTAAAAGACAATTTGCAGCCGCAGATGATGAAGGTATCAGCTATGTATGTGTTCAAGTAAAGAAAAATTCATTAACTTCATATACTGAAAATGATGCCATTATATATTAA
- a CDS encoding MATE family efflux transporter, which produces MGKTKAINERKTKFGTEPVGKLLISLAVPAIIANLVNALYNVVDQIFIGQKIGFLGNAATNVAFPLTTICLAIGLMTGVGAATNFNLELGRKRPKRAKSVAGTAATMLLLSGAILCILINIFLRPMLTAFGATDQIFDYAIEYTQITSLGIPFLLFSIGANPMVRADGNAFYSMLAIVIGAITNTILDPLFMFGFNMGMDGAAWATVIGQFISAVMLGLYFFRFKSVKFELKNFKIKIREIWILFMLGTSPLIFQCSALIVQIVTNNLLKIYGAKSIYGSEIPIAVAGIVMKINVIFLAILLGLTQGAQPIAGFNYGAKKYTRVREILKLSLKVAFIISLVAFAIAELFPVQIISVFGNGSKLYFQYGTKYMRVFLFFIFLNGIQGAITMFLTSIGRASKGAFLSLVRQIISLLPLLIILPHFMGIDGIMFAFPIADFIAFVVSVIVLKKEMKSIPKVNQDV; this is translated from the coding sequence ATGGGAAAAACGAAAGCAATAAATGAACGAAAAACTAAATTTGGTACAGAACCTGTTGGAAAACTGTTGATTTCACTTGCGGTTCCTGCTATCATTGCTAACTTGGTTAATGCTCTTTACAATGTTGTGGATCAGATTTTTATTGGGCAAAAAATCGGGTTTCTTGGGAATGCGGCTACGAATGTGGCTTTTCCACTTACGACGATTTGTCTTGCAATTGGGCTTATGACTGGAGTCGGAGCTGCAACTAACTTTAATTTGGAATTGGGAAGAAAGCGTCCAAAAAGGGCAAAAAGCGTGGCTGGAACTGCGGCTACAATGTTACTTTTAAGTGGAGCTATTTTGTGCATATTAATTAATATTTTTTTAAGACCAATGTTGACGGCCTTTGGAGCTACTGATCAAATTTTTGATTATGCGATTGAATATACTCAAATTACATCTCTTGGGATACCGTTTTTACTATTTTCGATAGGAGCAAATCCTATGGTTAGAGCTGATGGGAATGCCTTTTATTCAATGCTTGCGATAGTTATTGGAGCTATTACAAATACGATTCTTGATCCGCTGTTTATGTTTGGATTTAATATGGGAATGGATGGTGCCGCTTGGGCGACTGTAATTGGGCAATTTATCTCGGCAGTTATGCTGGGGTTATATTTTTTCAGATTTAAAAGTGTAAAGTTTGAATTGAAGAATTTTAAAATAAAAATACGGGAAATTTGGATTTTGTTTATGTTGGGAACATCGCCTTTGATTTTCCAATGTTCTGCACTAATTGTTCAAATTGTGACAAATAATTTATTGAAAATTTATGGTGCGAAATCTATTTATGGAAGTGAAATTCCCATTGCCGTTGCTGGAATTGTTATGAAAATAAATGTCATCTTTCTAGCGATCTTATTGGGATTGACGCAAGGAGCACAGCCTATTGCGGGATTTAATTATGGAGCAAAAAAATATACAAGAGTTCGAGAAATTTTAAAATTATCTCTAAAAGTGGCTTTTATTATTTCTTTAGTAGCATTTGCAATCGCCGAACTTTTCCCTGTTCAAATAATTTCTGTCTTCGGTAACGGAAGTAAACTCTACTTTCAATATGGAACAAAATATATGCGAGTATTTTTATTTTTCATATTCCTAAATGGTATTCAAGGTGCTATTACAATGTTTTTAACATCAATTGGAAGGGCCTCAAAAGGAGCCTTTTTGTCACTTGTAAGACAAATTATATCACTTTTACCATTACTAATAATTTTACCACATTTTATGGGTATTGATGGAATTATGTTCGCATTCCCAATAGCAGATTTCATAGCTTTTGTTGTATCTGTGATTGTTTTGAAAAAGGAAATGAAAAGTATTCCGAAAGTGAATCAAGATGTATAA
- a CDS encoding type II toxin-antitoxin system Phd/YefM family antitoxin, translating into MIATNYSNVRNNLKKYCDKATDDYETVIITRKNDKNVVLMSEEEYNNLMENLYIMSNKKYYNELLKRKEEVEAGNVQIHDIIEVE; encoded by the coding sequence ATGATAGCTACAAATTATTCAAATGTGAGAAACAATTTAAAAAAATATTGTGATAAGGCAACTGATGATTATGAAACAGTCATTATAACAAGAAAAAACGATAAAAATGTGGTACTGATGAGTGAAGAGGAATATAACAATTTGATGGAAAATCTTTACATCATGTCAAATAAGAAATATTACAATGAACTATTAAAAAGAAAAGAAGAAGTAGAGGCGGGAAATGTACAAATACATGATATAATTGAGGTGGAATAA
- a CDS encoding Txe/YoeB family addiction module toxin, whose product MNLIWNNEAWEEYIQWQKQDKKIVKKINEIIKDIKRNGNEGIGKPEPLKHELNGYWSRRITDKHRFIYKLTETNIVVIACANHYK is encoded by the coding sequence ATGAATCTGATTTGGAATAATGAGGCTTGGGAAGAATATATCCAGTGGCAAAAACAGGATAAAAAAATAGTCAAAAAAATAAATGAAATAATAAAAGACATCAAAAGAAACGGAAATGAAGGAATAGGGAAACCTGAGCCTTTAAAGCATGAACTGAATGGATACTGGAGCAGAAGGATTACAGATAAGCACAGGTTTATATATAAACTAACAGAAACAAATATAGTGGTTATCGCCTGTGCAAATCATTATAAATAA
- a CDS encoding tetratricopeptide repeat protein, whose protein sequence is MKKIILILVSILFLVSCSGNIPFSEEEKGALKKAKTEIAEMKKNPTMAEKEKILQKGLEVQEKYLRIGVVYFKSVEKDIPMADYYLARNYSARGEKEKALKWARKGSDRGVKEASAFAGQIYANRMEELNARKYYIRAMDQGDYSEDTLFRVWVYGERKEINSEVVEAFKRNLNKNIEVKNALAFYYQRHDHFDEAEKLYKELVNEKYPNAERLLGELYMWKKDYDKAEEWLLKESEKLFSHSEDNVKRIEEKRARLLRLLAEVYEIKGDYGKAENSLLKAKELAHKELALTSLVKLYEKQGKYSQALKINEELVELKKTKKEKLNHKRNKKWRIL, encoded by the coding sequence ATGAAAAAGATAATTTTAATTTTGGTAAGTATATTATTTTTAGTGAGCTGTAGTGGGAATATTCCTTTCTCGGAGGAGGAAAAAGGAGCTTTAAAAAAGGCAAAAACGGAAATTGCTGAAATGAAGAAAAATCCGACAATGGCAGAAAAAGAAAAAATTTTGCAAAAGGGGCTAGAAGTTCAGGAAAAATATTTACGAATTGGGGTAGTGTATTTTAAAAGTGTGGAAAAGGATATTCCGATGGCAGATTATTATCTGGCAAGAAACTATAGTGCGAGAGGGGAAAAAGAAAAGGCACTCAAATGGGCAAGAAAAGGCTCGGACAGAGGAGTGAAGGAAGCAAGTGCATTTGCAGGGCAGATATATGCTAATCGTATGGAGGAGTTAAATGCGAGAAAGTATTATATAAGGGCAATGGATCAAGGAGATTACAGCGAGGACACCTTGTTTAGAGTATGGGTATATGGAGAAAGGAAAGAAATTAATAGCGAAGTGGTGGAAGCGTTTAAAAGAAATTTAAATAAAAATATTGAGGTAAAAAATGCTTTGGCTTTTTATTATCAGAGGCACGATCACTTTGATGAAGCTGAAAAACTTTACAAGGAGCTTGTTAATGAAAAATATCCGAATGCAGAAAGACTTTTAGGGGAACTTTATATGTGGAAAAAAGATTATGACAAAGCTGAAGAATGGTTATTAAAAGAATCGGAAAAATTATTTTCACATTCAGAAGACAATGTGAAACGGATTGAAGAAAAAAGAGCAAGATTATTGCGTCTGTTAGCAGAAGTTTATGAAATAAAAGGAGATTACGGCAAGGCTGAAAATAGTCTTTTAAAAGCAAAAGAACTTGCACATAAGGAACTTGCATTAACAAGTTTGGTAAAATTGTATGAAAAGCAAGGGAAATATAGTCAAGCTTTGAAAATAAATGAAGAATTGGTAGAATTGAAGAAAACAAAAAAAGAAAAATTAAATCATAAAAGAAATAAAAAATGGAGGATTTTATGA